In the genome of Salvelinus sp. IW2-2015 unplaced genomic scaffold, ASM291031v2 Un_scaffold1853, whole genome shotgun sequence, one region contains:
- the LOC139024767 gene encoding protein rtoA-like, translating into MTLDLVFCHRWRSGSSSSVMVDESDPPLLSTVDESGSSSSVTVDESGPSSSVTVDESGSSSSVRRGESDPSSSVTVDESGSSSSPGVDESGSSSSVTVDESGSTSSVMVDESGSSSSVMVDESGSHLFCHGG; encoded by the exons ATGACGTTGGATCTCGTCTTCTGTCACAGGTGGAGGTCTGGATCCTCCTCTTCTGTCATGGTGGATGAGTCGGATCCACCTCTTCTGTCGACGGTGGATGAGTCTGGATCCTCCTCTTCTGTCACGGTGGATGAGTCTGGTCCCTCCTCTTCTGTCACGGTGGATGAGTCTGGATCCTCCTcttctgtcag GCGTGGAGAGTCTGATCCTTCCTCTTCTGTCACGGTGGATGAGTCTGGATCCTCCTCTTCTCCAGG GGTGGATGAGTCTGGATCCTCCTCTTCTGTCACGGTGGATGAGTCTGGATCCACCTCTTCTGTCATGGTGGATGAGTCTGGATCCTCCTCTTCTGTCATGGTGGATGAGTCTGGATCACACCTCTTCTGTCACGGTGGATGA